One genomic segment of Aulosira sp. FACHB-615 includes these proteins:
- a CDS encoding ABC transporter ATP-binding protein translates to MSGSVDYSAPILEVTNVHAGYIKDVDILQGVNFRVEVGELVTVIGPNGAGKSTLAKTIFGLLTPHTGTITFKGENIAGLKSNQIVKKGLCYVPQIANVFPSLSVEENLEMGAFVSNAPLKPVKDKIFAMFPKLSDRRKQRAGTLSGGERQMLAMGKALMLEPSLLLLDEPSAALSPILVTQVFEQIKQINQSGTAIVLVEQNARKALEMAHRGYVLESGRDAISGPGQELLTDPKVGELYLGAGKGH, encoded by the coding sequence ATGTCAGGTTCAGTTGATTACTCTGCCCCAATACTCGAAGTTACAAATGTCCATGCTGGTTACATCAAAGATGTAGATATTTTGCAAGGTGTTAATTTTCGGGTAGAAGTTGGAGAATTGGTGACGGTAATTGGCCCCAACGGTGCGGGAAAGTCAACCTTGGCAAAAACTATTTTTGGGCTGTTAACACCCCATACAGGCACAATTACCTTTAAGGGCGAGAATATTGCTGGACTAAAGTCAAATCAAATTGTTAAAAAAGGCTTGTGCTATGTACCCCAAATTGCCAATGTTTTTCCTTCTTTGAGTGTAGAAGAAAATTTAGAAATGGGGGCGTTTGTGAGTAATGCGCCTCTGAAGCCTGTAAAAGATAAAATATTTGCGATGTTTCCCAAATTGAGCGATCGCCGCAAGCAACGGGCTGGTACACTCTCTGGTGGAGAACGGCAAATGCTGGCAATGGGTAAAGCGTTAATGTTAGAACCCAGTTTATTATTATTGGATGAACCTTCGGCGGCTTTGTCTCCAATTCTCGTTACCCAAGTATTTGAGCAGATTAAACAAATTAATCAAAGTGGTACTGCGATCGTACTGGTAGAACAAAATGCGCGTAAAGCCCTAGAAATGGCACATCGTGGTTATGTACTGGAGTCTGGACGGGATGCGATTTCTGGCCCTGGTCAAGAATTATTAACAGACCCGAAAGTGGGTGAATTGTATTTGGGTGCGGGGAAAGGTCATTAA
- a CDS encoding PEP-CTERM sorting domain-containing protein (PEP-CTERM proteins occur, often in large numbers, in the proteomes of bacteria that also encode an exosortase, a predicted intramembrane cysteine proteinase. The presence of a PEP-CTERM domain at a protein's C-terminus predicts cleavage within the sorting domain, followed by covalent anchoring to some some component of the (usually Gram-negative) cell surface. Many PEP-CTERM proteins exhibit an unusual sequence composition that includes large numbers of potential glycosylation sites. Expression of one such protein has been shown restore the ability of a bacterium to form floc, a type of biofilm.) produces the protein MKQLSSLPSVKFLTSSIATLAISLISSQSATAATIALGFTKLTGVTGGSPANTAVLRAEIPAISFGKIASIVIKDISDSNAGSPGNVTGFDLDAIKLSYTAVDNAADVNTISALDLFDFSPTGTVLTPGSQRPPASSALFGTTGGNVNNAVATLGNFDANSTTDPTKIFGFFSLGNNGQVAFKLKSPITTNSPLYIYLGEVGDNGELATGEIIVSQPAPPVPEPSSLAVLSLAGIYLAVRYRRKNG, from the coding sequence ATGAAACAACTAAGTAGTCTTCCTAGTGTTAAGTTTTTAACGTCTAGTATAGCTACCTTAGCTATTAGCTTGATTTCAAGTCAAAGTGCAACAGCAGCAACGATCGCGCTTGGCTTTACGAAGCTAACAGGGGTTACAGGTGGTTCTCCGGCAAACACCGCAGTTCTACGGGCGGAAATTCCGGCCATTAGCTTTGGTAAGATTGCTTCTATCGTAATTAAAGATATCAGTGATAGTAATGCTGGTTCTCCTGGGAATGTCACTGGGTTTGATTTAGATGCCATTAAACTGAGCTACACTGCTGTTGACAATGCAGCAGATGTGAATACCATCTCAGCATTAGACTTGTTTGATTTTAGTCCGACAGGAACTGTCCTCACCCCCGGAAGCCAGCGTCCGCCTGCATCATCAGCATTGTTTGGGACTACAGGTGGTAATGTCAATAATGCAGTGGCTACCCTGGGAAATTTTGATGCTAACTCCACTACTGACCCTACAAAAATTTTTGGATTTTTCAGCTTAGGGAATAATGGCCAAGTTGCATTTAAACTCAAAAGTCCGATTACTACAAATAGTCCGCTATATATTTACCTCGGCGAAGTCGGCGACAATGGTGAGTTAGCAACTGGGGAAATCATTGTCTCACAACCAGCACCTCCCGTTCCTGAACCGAGTAGTCTAGCTGTACTATCATTGGCGGGGATATATTTGGCAGTACGTTACCGACGCAAAAATGGATAG
- a CDS encoding ferredoxin family protein, protein MPHSIVTDVCEGVADCVEACPVACIHEGPGKNVKGTGWYWIDFSTCIDCGICFQVCPVKGAIVQEERPDLQKTP, encoded by the coding sequence ATGCCACATTCAATTGTGACTGATGTTTGTGAAGGTGTTGCTGACTGCGTAGAAGCTTGTCCTGTAGCCTGCATCCATGAAGGGCCAGGCAAAAATGTGAAAGGAACCGGTTGGTACTGGATTGATTTTTCTACCTGTATTGATTGTGGAATATGTTTCCAAGTCTGCCCAGTAAAAGGTGCGATCGTTCAAGAAGAACGACCTGATTTGCAGAAAACACCTTGA